The Vicia villosa cultivar HV-30 ecotype Madison, WI linkage group LG1, Vvil1.0, whole genome shotgun sequence genome includes a region encoding these proteins:
- the LOC131632938 gene encoding 110 kDa U5 small nuclear ribonucleoprotein component CLO, whose protein sequence is MDDSLYDEFGNYIGPEIESDPDSDREEESDRDEPEDSNRAAESDGEGPSNGWLTTGTSADVDMLENQVVLAEDKKYYPTAEEVYGEDVETLVMDEDEQPLEQPIIKPVKNKKFEVGVKDSSTYVSSQFMLGLMSNPSLARNVALVGHLQHGKTVFMDMLVEQTHHMSTFDSQSEKHVRYTDTRVDEQERRISIKAVPMSLVLEDSNSKSYLCNIMDAPGHVNFSDEMTAALRLADGAVLVVDAGEGVMVNTERAIRHAIQERLPIVVVMNKVDRLITELKLPPKDAYHKLRHTLEVINNHIAAASSVAGDVQVIDPVAGNVCFASGTAGWSFTLQSFAKLYGKLHGVPLEANKFASRLWGDYYYHPDTRAFKKKPPVGGGERSFVEFVLEPLYKIYSQVIGEHKKSVETTLAELGVTLSNAAYRLNVRPLLRLACSSVFGSASGFTDMLVQHIPSPRDAAVRKVDHIYTGPKDSSIYKAMTQCDSSGPLMVNITKLYPKSDCSVFDAFGRVYSGKIQTGQAVRVLGEGYSPDDEEDMTVKEVTKLWVYQARDRMPIAEALPGSWVLIEGVDASIMKTATLCNVDFDEDVYIFRPLLFNTLSVVKTATEPLNPSELPKMVEGLRKISKSYPLAVTKVEESGEHTILGTGELYLDSIMKDLRELYSEVEVKVADPVVSFCETVVESSSMKCFAETPNKKNKITMIAEPLERGLAEDIENGVVSTDWNRKKLGEFFQTKYDWDLLAARSIWAFGPDKQGPNILLDDTLPTEVDKNLLNAVKDSIVQGFQWGAREGPLCDEPIRNVKFKIVDARIAPEPLHRGSGQIIPTARRVAYSAFLMATPRLMEPVYYVEIQTPIDCVSAIYTVLSRRRGHVTADVPQPGTPAYLVKAFLPVIESFGFETDLRYHTQGQAFCQSVFDHWAIVPGDPLDKSIVLRPLEPAPIQHLAREFMVKTRRRKGMSEDVSIGKFFDEAMMVELAQQAADLHQQMI, encoded by the exons ATGGATGACAGCTTGTACGACGAGTTCGGTAACTACATCGGACCCGAAATCGAGTCCGACCCAGACTCCGACAGGGAAGAAGAGTCCGACCGTGACGAACCCGAAGACTCCAACAGAGCCGCCGAGTCCGACGGCGAAGGTCCCTCAAACGGATGGCTGACAACTGGCACCTCCGCCGATGTAGACATGCTCGAAAATCAAGTAGTTTTAGCCGAGGACAAAAAGTACTACCCAACCGCTGAAGAAGTTTACGGCGAAGACGTTGAAACCCTAGTTATGGACGAAGATGAACAGCCACTAGAACAACCGATTATTAAGCCAGTGAAGAATAAGAAATTTGAAGTAGGTGTTAAGGATTCTTCGACTTACGTTTCGTCGCAGTTTATGCTAGGGTTGATGTCGAATCCTTCGTTGGCGAGGAATGTGGCTCTGGTGGGGCATTTGCAGCATGGGAAGACAGTTTTTATGGATATGCTTGTGGAGCAGACTCATCATATGTCGACTTTTGATTCTCAGAGTGAGAAGCATGTGAGGTATACTGATACTAGGGTTGATGAGCAAGAGAGGAGGATTTCTATTAAAGCTGTTCCTATGTCGCTTGTGTTGGAAGATAGTAATTCGAAGTCTTATTTGTGTAATATTATGGATGCGCCGGGTCATGTTAACTTTTCGGATGAAATGACTGCTGCTTTGAGGCTTGCTGATGGTGCTGTTTTGGTTGTTGATGCTGGTGAAGGTGTTATG GTAAACACAGAGAGGGCAATACGTCATGCAATTCAGGAGCGATTGCCTATTGTTGTTGTAATGAATAAG GTTGACAGGCTCATAACTGAACTTAAACTGCCTCCAAAAGATGCTTACCATAAATTGAGGCATACTTTGGAAGTCATTAATAACCATATAGCTGCTGCCTCCTCAGTTGCCGGTGATGTCCAAGTTATAGATCCCGTTGCAGGAAATGTTTGTTTCGCAAGTGGCACTGCTGGATGGTCATTTACGTTGCAATCATTTGCTAAACTGTATGGGAAGCTACATGGAGTTCCCTTGGAAGCTAATAAATTTGCTTCCCGCCTTTGGGGTGACTACTATTATCATCCCGATACCAGAGCATTCAAAAAGAAACCTCCTGTGGGTGGTGGAGAACGATCTTTCGTCGAGTTTGTGTTAGAGCCACTATACAAAATATATAGCCAAGTGATTGGGGAGCATAAAAAGAGTGTGGAGACAACGCTTGCGGAACTTGGTGTTACCCTAAGTAACGCTGCCTATAGACTGAATGTCAGACCTTTGCTGAGGCTGGCTTGCAGCTCTGTTTTTGGTTCAGCTTCAGGTTTCACTGATATGCTTGTTCAGCACATACCTTCACCAAGAGATGCTGCAGTTAGGAAAGTTGATCATATATATACTGGACCCAAAGACTCATCCATCTACAAAGCCATGACACAATGTGATTCTTCTGGCCCACTAATGGTTAATATAACCAAATTGTATCCAAAATCTGATTGTAGTGTGTTTGATGCTTTTGGTAGAGTTTATAGCGGCAAGATACAGACAGGACAGGCCGTCCGAGTTCTCGGAGAGGGATACTCACCAGATGATGAGGAGGACATGACTGTAAAAGAAGTAACAAAGTTGTGGGTTTATCAAGCTCGTGACAGGATGCCAATAGCTGAGGCTCTTCCTGGTTCTTGGGTTTTAATTGAAGGTGTGGATGCTTCAATAATGAAAACTGCAACTCTTTGTAATGTGGATTTTGATGAGGATGTATACATATTCAGGCCCCTTCTGTTCAATACCCTGTCTGTGGTAAAAACCGCCACTGAGCCGTTGAATCCAAGTGAGTTGCCAAAAATGGTGGAGGGTCTGAGGAAAATTAGCAAGAGTTATCCTTTAGCAGTTACTAAAGTTGAGGAGTCTGGGGAACACACTATACTAGGGACTGGTGAGCTGTACTTGGATTCAATTATGAAGGACCTGAGAGAGCTCTATTCTGAAGTTGAAGTCAAG GTAGCAGATCCTGTTGTCTCATTTTGTGAAACAGTTGTTGAGTCTTCATCAATGAAATGTTTTGCTGAAACACCAAACAAGAAGAATAAAATAACAATG ATTGCGGAGCCACTAGAAAGAGGTCTGGCAGAAGACATAGAGAATGGTGTTGTTAGCACTGACTGGAACAGAAAGAAACTAGGTGAATTTTTCCAGACTAAATATGACTGGGATCTTCTTGCTGCTCGGTCAATCTGGGCTTTTGGCCCTGATAAACAG GGCCCTAATATTCTTTTAGATGACACCCTTCCTACTGAAGTTGACAAGAACCTGCTCAATGCTGTGAAGGATTCCATTGTTCAGGG ATTTCAGTGGGGTGCACGGGAAGGACCTTTGTGTGATGAACCCATTCGGAATGTTAAATTTAAGATTGTTGATGCAAGGATTGCACCTGAGCCACTTCATCGTGGATCTGGCCAGATCATTCCAACAGCACGGCGAGTGGCTTATTCAGCTTTCCTTATGGCCACCCCCCGCCTTATGGAACCAGTATATTACGTTGAG ATTCAAACACCAATAGATTGTGTATCTGCTATCTACACTGTGTTGTCTCGTAGGCGTGGACATGTTACTGCTGATGTTCCTCAACCTGGCACCCCGGCTTATCTCGTTAAG GCATTTTTGCCCGTGATCGAATCTTTTGGTTTTGAGACGGACTTGAGATACCATACACAGGGTCAAGCGTTTTGCCAATCAGTTTTTGATCACTGGGCTATTGTTCCAGGAGATCCACTGGACAAAAGCATTGTTCTGCGCCCACTTGAACCAGCACCAATCCAGCATCTTGCCCGTGAGTTTATGGTAAAAACAAGGCGCAGGAAG GGAATGAGTGAAGATGTAAGTATAGGTAAGTTCTTTGATGAGGCTATGATGGTGGAACTCGCACAACAGGCGGCAGATCTTCATCAACAAATGATATGA